The Actinocatenispora sera genome has a window encoding:
- a CDS encoding PrsW family intramembrane metalloprotease: MTSGTVPEDGAEPTRKITKRLGARRPLSHDGRHRAGIAERPPVAPPPAASGPAVQLRMPAVWMVAVLVAIGAWRIGLIFADAVRLYPRASAVAFVLFAAYAVPFIWVVREVDWLEREPFVLLATAFCWGGLVATAMANIGNTAAQEILAKVFSPSFADRWAPAIVGPTNEETLKALGVVAIVLLAKRHVNSVVDGFVYGALVGLGFQVVEDFVYSINSVVIAGDGDTIMPVVATFLVRGFLGGLWSHTLFTALVGAGVGYAVVRTDRPLRIRVGVAVLAYLGAWTLHFVWNSPLLRDGFGIGVGGLIAGLLIKGIPGFVAVLLMLRVARRHEAGYYLGRLNGIEPILVAPDEMDALVTARGRSAARKRAAAKAGLRADRTVRRLQRAQAKLAVEISRSGYPSYWEAARNPNPRTPALERCVREILLARQRLVALGIPVASRYGREQRTPLGGWSCALAIAGLLVPGASVIALILVGIGTVSARRQRISPDNRLGMASSIGVLATALWIVVYLLHGFSGG, translated from the coding sequence GTGACGTCCGGCACGGTACCCGAGGACGGTGCCGAGCCGACTCGCAAGATCACCAAACGGCTCGGTGCGCGTCGCCCGCTGTCCCATGACGGTCGGCACCGGGCGGGCATCGCCGAACGCCCGCCGGTGGCGCCGCCGCCGGCCGCCTCCGGCCCCGCGGTCCAGCTGCGGATGCCCGCGGTGTGGATGGTCGCCGTGCTCGTCGCGATCGGCGCCTGGCGGATCGGGCTGATCTTCGCCGACGCGGTCCGGCTGTACCCGCGCGCCTCCGCGGTGGCGTTCGTGCTGTTCGCCGCGTACGCGGTGCCGTTCATCTGGGTTGTCCGCGAGGTCGACTGGCTGGAACGAGAACCGTTCGTGCTGCTCGCCACGGCGTTCTGCTGGGGCGGGCTGGTGGCGACCGCGATGGCCAACATCGGCAACACCGCGGCCCAGGAGATCCTCGCCAAGGTCTTCTCGCCGAGCTTCGCCGACCGCTGGGCGCCGGCGATCGTCGGCCCGACCAACGAGGAGACGCTCAAGGCGCTCGGCGTGGTCGCGATCGTGCTGCTGGCCAAGCGGCACGTCAACAGTGTCGTGGACGGCTTCGTCTACGGGGCGCTCGTCGGTCTCGGCTTCCAGGTCGTCGAGGACTTCGTCTACTCCATCAACTCGGTGGTAATCGCCGGCGACGGCGACACGATCATGCCGGTCGTGGCGACCTTCCTGGTCCGGGGGTTCCTGGGCGGTCTGTGGAGCCACACGCTGTTCACCGCGCTGGTCGGGGCCGGCGTCGGCTATGCGGTGGTTCGTACCGACCGGCCGCTGCGGATCCGGGTCGGCGTCGCGGTCCTCGCCTACCTCGGCGCCTGGACGCTGCACTTCGTCTGGAACTCGCCGCTGCTGCGGGACGGGTTCGGCATCGGCGTCGGCGGCCTGATCGCCGGGCTGCTGATCAAGGGCATCCCGGGGTTCGTCGCCGTGCTGCTGATGCTGCGGGTGGCCCGCCGGCACGAGGCCGGGTACTACCTGGGCCGGCTGAACGGCATCGAGCCGATCCTGGTCGCGCCGGACGAGATGGACGCGCTGGTCACCGCGCGCGGCCGGAGCGCCGCCCGCAAGCGCGCCGCGGCCAAGGCGGGCCTGCGCGCCGACCGGACGGTACGCAGGCTGCAGCGGGCGCAGGCGAAGCTCGCGGTGGAGATCAGCCGCAGCGGCTACCCGTCGTACTGGGAGGCGGCGCGCAACCCGAACCCGCGGACACCGGCGCTGGAACGGTGCGTCCGGGAGATCCTGCTCGCCCGGCAGCGACTCGTCGCTCTCGGCATCCCGGTCGCCAGCCGGTACGGCCGGGAGCAGCGCACCCCGCTCGGCGGCTGGTCCTGCGCCCTCGCCATCGCGGGCCTGCTGGTACCCGGTGCCTCGGTGATCGCGCTGATCCTGGTCGGCATCGGTACCGTGTCCGCCCGCCGGCAGCGGATCAGCCCGGACAACCGGCTCGGCATGGCCAGTTCCATCGGTGTCCTCGCCACCGCCCTGTGGATCGTCGTCTACCTGCTGCACGGCTTCAGCGGCGGCTGA
- a CDS encoding 3-hydroxyacyl-CoA dehydrogenase family protein: protein MAERLVVIGGGTMGSGIGYVAANAGYQVELVEVDGGRAAAALATLAARWDKAVRTGRQDAADAAAARDRLTTATALADLPSEPSVVIEAVPERVELKRQVLREAERLRPDLLASNTSSIAIGALAAVLASPDRFCGLHFFNPVWSMRLLEVVVGPDTAAATTDAALALAVRLGKEPIVVADAPGFASSRLGVALGLEAIRMVEAKVASPADIDTAMTLGYRHPMGPLELTDVVGLDVRLAIAETLREAYGDRFAPPDLLQRMVAEGRLGRKSGQGFYRWVDGKKVVDE from the coding sequence GTGGCCGAGCGGCTGGTGGTGATCGGAGGCGGCACGATGGGCAGCGGGATCGGCTACGTCGCCGCGAACGCCGGGTACCAGGTCGAGCTGGTCGAGGTCGACGGCGGCCGGGCCGCCGCGGCGCTCGCGACGCTGGCCGCCCGGTGGGACAAGGCGGTGCGCACCGGCCGGCAGGACGCCGCCGACGCGGCCGCCGCCCGGGACCGGCTGACCACCGCGACCGCGCTGGCCGACCTGCCTTCGGAGCCGTCCGTGGTGATCGAGGCGGTACCGGAGCGGGTCGAGCTGAAGCGGCAGGTGCTGCGCGAGGCGGAGCGGCTGCGGCCGGATCTGTTGGCCAGCAACACCTCCAGCATCGCGATCGGCGCGCTGGCCGCCGTCCTGGCCAGCCCGGACCGGTTCTGCGGGCTGCACTTCTTCAACCCGGTCTGGTCGATGCGGCTGCTGGAGGTCGTGGTCGGCCCGGACACCGCGGCGGCCACCACGGACGCGGCGCTGGCCCTCGCGGTACGGCTGGGCAAGGAGCCGATCGTGGTGGCCGATGCACCCGGGTTCGCGTCCTCCCGGCTCGGCGTGGCGCTTGGCCTGGAGGCGATCCGGATGGTCGAGGCCAAGGTCGCGAGCCCGGCCGACATCGACACCGCGATGACCCTCGGGTACCGGCATCCGATGGGCCCGCTGGAGTTGACCGACGTGGTCGGGCTGGACGTGCGGCTGGCGATCGCCGAGACGCTGCGGGAGGCGTACGGGGACCGGTTCGCGCCGCCGGACCTGTTGCAGCGGATGGTCGCCGAGGGCCGGCTCGGCCGCAAGTCCGGCCAGGGCTTCTACCGCTGGGTCGACGGCAAGAAGGTCGTCGATGAGTAA
- a CDS encoding enoyl-CoA hydratase/isomerase family protein, translated as MTDYRTLLVDERDDRVVVTLHRPDKRNAIDAEMVDELHAVCDKLTREPKLLLLTGGTDGIFAAGVDIAQLRDRDRYDALAGINHGIMQHIRSLPMPSVAAVDGPALGGGAELCYACDVRICTDRSFFGQPEVRLGIVAGAGALYRLPQLVGESLAKELLYTGRRLTAADALAVRLVSQVVPADELLATAHALLDRMAKVSPLALRLTKLAVDAPADAHPQIEQLAQAVLFEDDEKRRRMTAFLDRS; from the coding sequence GTGACGGACTACCGGACGCTGCTGGTCGACGAGCGAGACGACCGGGTGGTCGTCACGCTGCACCGGCCGGACAAGCGCAACGCGATCGACGCGGAGATGGTCGACGAGTTGCACGCGGTGTGCGACAAGCTCACCCGCGAGCCGAAACTGCTGCTGCTCACCGGCGGTACCGACGGGATCTTCGCGGCTGGGGTGGACATCGCGCAGCTGCGCGACCGTGACCGGTACGACGCGCTCGCGGGCATCAACCACGGCATCATGCAGCACATCCGGTCGCTGCCGATGCCGAGCGTCGCCGCCGTCGACGGGCCGGCGCTGGGTGGCGGCGCCGAACTCTGCTACGCCTGCGACGTGCGGATCTGCACCGACCGCAGCTTCTTCGGCCAGCCCGAGGTGCGGCTCGGCATCGTCGCCGGCGCCGGCGCGCTCTACCGGCTGCCGCAGCTGGTCGGCGAGTCGCTCGCCAAGGAACTGCTGTACACCGGCCGCCGGCTCACCGCCGCGGACGCGCTGGCGGTACGGCTGGTGTCGCAGGTGGTGCCGGCCGACGAGCTGCTGGCGACCGCGCACGCGCTGCTGGACCGGATGGCGAAGGTCTCACCGCTCGCGTTGCGGCTCACCAAGCTTGCCGTCGACGCGCCGGCCGACGCGCACCCGCAGATCGAGCAGCTGGCCCAGGCGGTGCTGTTCGAGGACGACGAGAAGCGCCGTCGAATGACCGCGTTCCTGGACCGGTCGTGA